One Megalobrama amblycephala isolate DHTTF-2021 linkage group LG15, ASM1881202v1, whole genome shotgun sequence genomic window, CAATCCGGACATGAAAATACCTTCAGCAAGAAACCTGGGAAACACCTTTCTCTAAGCCAAGGATGCCGACAAAGGAATCCCCATTTAAAGACACAAACGACAAACGCAAGTACCTTCAGATTCttactgaactggtgcattgaTTTAAAGTCTAATAACCCGCCTAAGAAGTGATAGAAGGGTTAAATTAATGATTGATGGTTCATTCAGATGAAGTCCATATATTGCTAAGAATTTGATTTCATCATTTCACTCTCTTCAAACCCATTCTTTCCTCATTTCCTTTATTTCTGCAActagtgtgaatgtgtgtgtgttagaaagAGAAGTGTCTTGCGTTATGTGCTTAcgaatttaatgtttaatgttaatttaatgttAAACTGCCGATCTTTAAAGTACTTTAGACCGCGATGGAGGCGCAAACAGCAAGAGGTCTGGGggaaaagttcctgggacaggtaatttcggtggaaacgCAGCTATAGTGTGTGTTACCCTGTTTCCTCAGTTGGTTTGAGGCAGAAGTGGAGCTGGTTTGTTACTGGTTGATCTTTCAGACTGTATTTGACTGTCACTGTTCCCTCAGAGCCTCCTGAACTCTATAAGAGAGGGAAAAGGAAGATTTTATAATCTAAACAAATGAGGGTGTGTTCACAATTCACACGCGTAGTTTggttctcttggttcttttggtctggaccaaaacAGAAAAGTATACATTAAGTCCTGATTCACTTCgcgttcacactgtcatttttaacactGAACCTAAagatgcaaaacaaaacaaaaaaggctTTTATGATGTATATTTGCGCTGGCTAAATGCGCTCATTGTAAGTGCGTACAGTACATGGTATTTTAACCAGCTGAGAACTCATGAAGAGCTtagaaaatgtgtaaaggagtcaaaacagtcGCAGGAATCCCTCTGTTACACATACAAATGAAGATCTGCCAGAAGACGCCTGTACCCAACTGTAATGGGCAATATATGATGACAAGAACCTTTTTAGGGTCGCCATCTTGTGACATCACGTcctgtctttggtccgtgttgtgTTCATATTTCAATCAAAccacaccagagttcgtttggaagtggactgagacccatcttttcagcggtctcggcgcgcttgtttggtgcgcaccagggttcagatggcagcgttcacatttattcaaatgaaccgcactagagtttgtttaaatcaaaccaaacctgccaagtgtgaacacaccttaattctcattaaagaaaaatgttacaTCATCTCACCTCTCCTTTAAGTTGGGCGTAAATGAGTGACCTTTGACCCTGGAAGAGCACATTAATGGGTGGAGACAGTGTGTCTACAGTAATGCCATCTGGAAGGGTCCAATCCACAGAGATATTAACCACAGCGAGCTGCAGCGCAAACCTGAGGGACTGCATCACCTGATATAGTttgaagagaaagagaaaccaTTGAGATATGTGACTAGGAAACATTTGTGCCTGTGAAATCCAGTGGAGAGCTTTACTTTGGGCTGCATGCGGTCGGTGCCTGTGATGAACTGAGCGTGACCAGATCCCTCCCTGGCCATTCCTGTGATGAGGGCGGTACTTGCACCCTCACCAATCCCGAATGAGAAACACCTGAACACACAATAAACTCTGTTAGTGTAAGTGATGAAGATATGAATGATGGGAAGATCAAACCCAGCAGACCTTTACCTGTGAGAGTGAGCATGATGTTTCACCAGATCCAGCACCTCTTTAGTGTTTCCCACCTCTCCATCAGTGAAGATGAACAGCTGAAGAGAGAACAATAATTTATATCAGACAAACCGCTTAATCAGAGCTgtaaatattcagattttttcagttttacagactctctctctctctctctccactaTGAAAAGGCACAGCTAAAATGTATTGAAATTTGAAGATTATAAATCAGCTCTAAGAAAAGTGCCACCTGAAactttgtcattgttttgacaATTTCCTGTCATCTGTGTACAAGAATCAATTACGTCCAAGCATGTGACACCTGTATAAATATAGTTATGCCACCTGTGTGTCTCGTTAAAAAGTTTGTAAGCATGAAACAACATATgaaatcatttaattattttagtttttcttaaaacttaacatacatacaaacccgattccaaaaaaagttgggacactgtacaaattgtgaataaaaaaggaatgcaataatttacaaatctcatagtcttatattttattcacaatagaatatagataacatatcaaaatttgatttaatgttgaaagtgagacattttgaaatgtcatgccaaatattggctcattttggatttcatgagagctacacattgcaaaaaagttgggacaggtagcaatacaaggccggaaaagttaaatgtacatataaggaacagctggaggaccaatttgcaacttattaggtcaattggcaacatgattgggtataaaaagagcctctcagcgtggcagtgtctctcagaagtcaagatgggcagaggatcaccaattcctcgaatgctgcggcgaaaaatagtggagcaatatcagaaaggagtttctcagagaaaaattgcaaagagtttgaagttatcatcatctacagtgcataatatcatccaaagattcagagaatctggaacaatctgtGTGCGtgagggtcaaggccggaaaaccatactggatgcccgtgatcttcgggcccttagacggcactgcatcacatacaggaatgctactgtaatggaaatcacaacatgggctcaggaatacttccagaaaacattgtcggtgaacacaatccaccatgccattcgccgttgccggctaaaactctataggtcaaaaaagaagccatatctaaacatgatccagataaatgggccaaggctcatttaaaatggactgtggcaaagtggaaaactgttctgtggtcagacgaatcaaaatttgaagttctttttggaaaactgggacaccatgtcatccggactaaagaggacaaggacaacccaagttgttatcagtgctcagttcagaagcctgcatctctgatggtatggggttgcatgagtgcgtgtggcatgggcagcttacacatctggaaaggcaccatcaatgctgaaaggtatatccaagttctagaacaacatatgctcccatccagacgtcgtctctttcagggaagaccttgcattttccaacatgacaatgccagaccacatactgcatcaattacaacatcatggctgcgtagaagaaggatccgggtactgaaatggccagccagcagtccagatctttcacccatagaaaacatttggcacatcataaagaggaagatgcgacaaagaagacctaagacagttgagcaactagaagcctgtattagacaagaatgggacaacattcctattcctaaacttgagcaacttgtctcctcagtccccagacgtttgcagactgttataaaaagaagaggggatgccacacagtggtaaacatggccttgtcgcaacttttttgagatgtgttgatgccatgaaatttaaaatcaacttatttttcccttaaaatgatacattttctcagtttaaacatttgatatgtcatctatgttgtattctgaataaaatattgaattttgaaacttccacatcattgcattctgtttttattcacaatttgtacagtgtcccaacttttttggaatcgggtttgtacatgcatatatactacttaaaaaatattaacaattcCTGTTAAGgctgaaagaaaaaatattttcagaatTGTTTATTTGCAGTAAAGAGACATTTAGTTCCTGGGAAGCTGTGATGGAGTATATTGTTGCTACATAATTACAGTAAGtaaagttttttgttgttttgacaGCAACTCACTTCCTGTTAAGATAAACTGTACAGTAAATCATTAATGTGCATGTTGAGGTGTTGTTGTACCTGTCTGGGGTGGTCTGGGTAACAGGGCTGACTGTAGATGTGTTTTAGAGGCTCTAAAATCTCTGTGCCGCCCATGTCTGCTTTCATTTTCTTCACTGTCTTCAGAGCCTGATCCATAGTTTTCTGATTGTATTCGACACTCTGACTGCAATAAAAACCACAATGCTATCTTTCCTCTCACACATTTCAAAACTGAATATCTATGAATGAAGATCTAGATACTAACGGGAAGAAGGACTCAAAATAAGAGCCAAATCCATAGATATTGAAGTAGCATCCCATGGGCAGACTCTTCAACAGTAACAGCAGAGTGTCCTATAGAGAGACATGGACAGATAATGAAATGTGTCTTTTTTTGCATGTCTGAATTATTGTCAGCTACACGGTACCAAATCAATCACACAATCAATCACAGTATTTCACTTCATCAGCAAAGTGGCTGTTTCTCAGTGGTTAGAAAGTGAGAGAGAAATGATGAGGATGAGGTTAGCCTCACTTTGGTATATCAAACAAAAATAGTAGAAATGTGATTTACATGATTTTAATTGAACTGCCCCTGATGTTAATCTAGCAACTAGGAAGGAAAAGATTTTGAATATTTGATAACCAACTAATTTACCAAGCTACTACTTGGCTAATTTTTCTTCAAGTTTTAAGTGAATTTTCTGTCTGTTTGTGTACAGGAGTAACTGCTGCGACATACATCATTATCATGAGATACCGTGTGACCgaatacacattttaaatctAACCTTTGCGCTTTCTATGCGCATCTGTGCTCTTTTCCCATTATGCATCATACACTCCATACTGCCTGATCTGtcaatcacaaaaacaaactctCCTTGTGTTGCCAGTGACATCACTTCCTCTGGGAACTCTGGGTACAAACTTATCATGACCACTGGGTCCCTCATCAGAGAGCCTGAAATAGAGAGAGAGTCAGTGACCGCTTGATCACTCAATCCCATAATCCCAGTGAGCTGCAGGTCATACCTGATGGGGCAGTGGTCACTCCTGCCTCCACTATAGCAGAGGGCTGATGGGTATCCTGATAGTACACAAACAGCTCAACGtccttatcaaacatgtgaccAGGACTCAGATTCAcctacacacataaaaacacatgcatCAAACTGCTGTGCTCacacatccagataaacacatGAAGACACACAGTACCGTCGCCTGAGTGTGATCAGAGTGGAGGAACACTAGAGGATCCAGAGTGCAGCTGGACTCTAGTTTGGAGATGGGCTTTGGAGAGCTCACATGGACACTGAGAGTCAGCGTGTAGGGAACAGATCCACATCCTGATGAAATCTCTGAGACTATACCAGCAGCTgaacctgacacacacacacacacacacacacacacacacacacacacacacacacacagagagtgTGTTAGAATCAGCTTCTCTACACTAATAAAGTGTGTGTCAGCAGCTGCTGTAGTACCTGCTGGTGTGTATCGGGGGTTGAGTACAGCCGGCAGACAGAAGCGCAGCGAGTGGTCGGCCTGCACAGCGAGCTCGGTGACGTAGATGATGGTGACGGCAGCGTTCTGACCCGGCGACAGACACCCGACACTCAGTCTGAACACATCAGGACTCTCTTCGCTCTCTTCCAACAGAAACGCCTGCTGACCCGAACTCACAGCGTCATCATAACGATCCCTCGCCTGTGAGACACAATTTTGTTACGTGGTGCACAGtaaaaatatatgcaaataagCTTCCAGCAGACTTATATTTGGACTCACGGTTTCTCTTTCTTGCACCTCTGCCACAATCTCCTGCTCTCCGATCTTGGCACTGAAGTGGCAGACAGCAGCATCAGCAGGCAGAGGGAAGACGAACAAGGCCTCCAGGGGGCGCTCTTCCTCATTCACATACTGCAGAGTGGAGGAGACTGTGGCTACATGATCCTGAACCCGAACCTCCACTGAGATGCTCTTCAGAGGCACTGAGTCACACAAACCAACACAACAACACTAATACAGCAGAACAACATTACAATAAGCCTCACATACAGTTTTCTGAGAGGTAAATAAAGGATTTAATAGACTCCATACtcataaaaaacacattaaagatGAACGGGAACACGTGACAACACAACTGACATTCAACATGTAAGTGTTAAGTTAGGAAACGGATAACAGTAAATGGGTGAATTCATACCTGGCTCGTTTTTCTCAGTCACAAGACCGCAGTTCACCATTCTGACGCTCCGATAGACGCAATGAATTGAAAAGTCGAAATCGAAAGTGAAACTAAAACATAGATCGTATTTCCTTTAAATCTGCTTTAAATCTTCACAGATAGATTCATTTATGCGAGTAAATCCAGTGTTCTTGAACGTTTCCAATGAGACT contains:
- the LOC125246557 gene encoding von Willebrand factor A domain-containing protein 5A-like isoform X2, with the translated sequence MVNCGLVTEKNEPVPLKSISVEVRVQDHVATVSSTLQYVNEEERPLEALFVFPLPADAAVCHFSAKIGEQEIVAEVQERETARDRYDDAVSSGQQAFLLEESEESPDVFRLSVGCLSPGQNAAVTIIYVTELAVQADHSLRFCLPAVLNPRYTPAGSAAGIVSEISSGCGSVPYTLTLSVHVSSPKPISKLESSCTLDPLVFLHSDHTQATVNLSPGHMFDKDVELFVYYQDTHQPSAIVEAGVTTAPSGSLMRDPVVMISLYPEFPEEVMSLATQGEFVFVIDRSGSMECMMHNGKRAQMRIESAKDTLLLLLKSLPMGCYFNIYGFGSYFESFFPQSVEYNQKTMDQALKTVKKMKADMGGTEILEPLKHIYSQPCYPDHPRQLFIFTDGEVGNTKEVLDLVKHHAHSHRCFSFGIGEGASTALITGMAREGSGHAQFITGTDRMQPKVMQSLRFALQLAVVNISVDWTLPDGITVDTLSPPINVLFQGQRSLIYAQLKGESSGGSEGTVTVKYSLKDQPVTNQLHFCLKPTEETGLAIHRLAARTLIRSLEQEERSGDAYFESRIVELSVQAGVSSVHTAFIAINKDSRQIVKGPLLQRRVPTHDVYQQRALLDLQLGCSVVNVRSHDGIDEQSFHCSKILSSFSKKAAKAPEQKIGLITKVQNFFSRFKTAAPTAQTESQVKHYAAPDPQKDLLLQLVSLQKASGCWELDATLADVFGKTEDELTNQKPAQVDGSVWATLLALIWLYGCKIEQQVEWQFVAMKAASWIGSQKVGDLSQCVCVGNVLLGSQVTQETLGI
- the LOC125246557 gene encoding von Willebrand factor A domain-containing protein 5A-like isoform X1, with the protein product MVNCGLVTEKNEPVPLKSISVEVRVQDHVATVSSTLQYVNEEERPLEALFVFPLPADAAVCHFSAKIGEQEIVAEVQERETARDRYDDAVSSGQQAFLLEESEESPDVFRLSVGCLSPGQNAAVTIIYVTELAVQADHSLRFCLPAVLNPRYTPAGSAAGIVSEISSGCGSVPYTLTLSVHVSSPKPISKLESSCTLDPLVFLHSDHTQATVNLSPGHMFDKDVELFVYYQDTHQPSAIVEAGVTTAPSGSLMRDPVVMISLYPEFPEEVMSLATQGEFVFVIDRSGSMECMMHNGKRAQMRIESAKDTLLLLLKSLPMGCYFNIYGFGSYFESFFPQSVEYNQKTMDQALKTVKKMKADMGGTEILEPLKHIYSQPCYPDHPRQLFIFTDGEVGNTKEVLDLVKHHAHSHRCFSFGIGEGASTALITGMAREGSGHAQFITGTDRMQPKVMQSLRFALQLAVVNISVDWTLPDGITVDTLSPPINVLFQGQRSLIYAQLKGESSGGSEGTVTVKYSLKDQPVTNQLHFCLKPTEETGLAIHRLAARTLIRSLEQEERSGDAYFESRIVELSVQAGVSSVHTAFIAINKDSRQIVKGPLLQRRVPTHDVYQQRALLDLQLGCSVVNAVRSHDGIDEQSFHCSKILSSFSKKAAKAPEQKIGLITKVQNFFSRFKTAAPTAQTESQVKHYAAPDPQKDLLLQLVSLQKASGCWELDATLADVFGKTEDELTNQKPAQVDGSVWATLLALIWLYGCKIEQQVEWQFVAMKAASWIGSQKVGDLSQCVCVGNVLLGSQVTQETLGI